The region TCCTGTGACCTGCGGCTTGTTCTCTTTCTACACAGGGGGGAACCCGTTTtctcctgaagagctgtgtgtgtgtgtgtgtgtgtgtgtgtgtgtgtgtgtgtgtgtgtgtttcctgggCAGTTTCATtcttgatctttttaaaattcatcttttagtttttgatggacacagcatctttatttttttattatttttatgtggtgctgaggaccgaacccagacCCGCACaggccaggcgagtgcgctacctgagccacatccccagccccccctttttatGTGGCGGTGGAATGCCctacaattctcattacacacgTGGAGCCCAGCCTTTCACCTCTCTGGTcatatacacagtatattcaccaATGCTGTCTTCACCCCTGAACTATTGCCCATCCCGTTCCACCATCATGAGTaacccccgcccctcccctcccacccctctgccctgcctAGAGTTGGTCTATCCCTCCcaggctccccctccctaccccactgtgagtcagcctccttatgtcagagaaaacattcacatttggttttctgggattggctaacttcacttggcattatcttctccaactccatccatttacctgcaaatgccatggttttattctctttcactgctgagtaatattccattgtggaggtatgtcacattttttatccattcatctattgaagggcagtTTTTAAGATGCTGGGTCTGGTGGAGTTCAGCAGGGAGCACTGGGAATTTGAGACCTGTCCATGACTATAAAGCCTCAGCTCTTTCTGCCACACCAGGGTTGCCAGGGCCACTGCTGGGGCAGCCTGGAAGTCTGACCGGCTTCCCCCAGCTGAGTGGCTCTGGTGGGGTGGCCCCTGCCTCTGCCAGGCACGTCCTTCCCCTGGTGGCCCCTCTGCCAGCCACGTGAGGTCAGCCAGCCCTGGAAGCGCCTGCACCTTCCCCTGCGTTTCTGTTCCTGTCCACTGTGACCTGTAGCCTCCTAGGACAGGTTAGATCCCTCCACCACAGGGGGTCTAGCTTGAGGCCAGGCGAAGGGACAGATTCACAAGTCCAAACATGGGCGACTTCTTTCACCTGCAGCAGAGTCCAAGAGGAATGACCCCTGGTCCAGAATCAGTACCTGGATCTGGTTGCTAGATTGGCTACTTAGGAACTGTGTGAATTTTGTCAAGtgtcttcacctctctgagctttgTTTTCTGCTCCCCTCAGGGCATGGTCCCCCTGGGTGGTGACACGGTGCCTGGTGTGGTCAGTGCCTGCCTTGGAAGGCATATTATTTAGTAATAACGGACAGTACTCAGCTTGCCACGTTCCAGAAAGTGCTGCAGGTTCCCAAACCCCAGGTTGCCGGGAAGGGGCCGAGGCGCTGTGAGGACGCCGGTGGTTTGCCGCTGTGAACTGGAGGGTCTCTATTCAGAGGTGACCCTCCCAATCCCCGTGGGATGGCCGAGGTGGGGGGTAGTTGTGATGGGGAGGCCTTGGAGCCACACAGCTTAGGAGCTCTGAGTCCAGCAGCAAGGGGCCGCTGTGGCAGACCACGCCTCTTCACCTCCCTCCCACGTGCTGCCCAGCACCCAGCAGTGCTGGACAGCGCTCGCCAGGCCAGGCCAGTCCTGACCGTCTCAGGGCGTCTGAGAGTCAACCTCGGTTCTTAAGTGAGGTAAGaggggaaaacagaaagaaaacaaccgAATCACGGTAGAAGGAGGAGAGCCGGGACAGAGGGACTGGAGAGTCCTGGGGAGGGCCGGGCAGAGAAGCGGGCAGCTGAGGGGTTCCTTACCACCCAGGGGTTCCCTCAGTGCCAAGGACATGGGCTGGGGCCACACCCAGGCCCCCCAGGTCCACACCCAGGCCCCGGGACAGTCCCTCAGCCCACCCTTTCCACACCAGACCCGTCTCAGGTGGACACCATCGCTGGCTTCAGGACTTGGCGGGCTCCAGGCACAGGACTGGAGGGAGCCTGCGGTGTGGACAGGCTGAGGTTAGATCTGTGACCAGGGGAACCACGCCCAGAGGAATAAGGCCACCGGGTGGAGAGGGCTCCGGACGTGGCTCCGCCTGCCAGCCAGCGAGTGGGCAGCGCCACACGGGCACCAGGACACCTTCTCTTCCCAGACCCCGCTCTCCTCATGGGGAAAGTGGGCTCTGGAGGCAGTGCCCAGCCGCCGGGCCCTACCTGTGTGTCAACATCCTTGTCCACCTCTGCAAAGAGGGTGTCCCCTGAGGGCCTTCAGCTGCCCCTGCAGCCCTGGCGCACCCCTCCCGGGGTGAGAGAGAACTCCCACTGTCCACCTTGGCCAGCCTCTTCCAAAAACAAGTAAGGAGGGACAGAAGGAGGGACAGAAGGAGGGACAGAAGGAGGGACGGAAGGAGGGacggaaggagggaaggaaggagggaaggaaggagggacgGAAGGAAGGATGGAcggaaggaaggagggatggaaggagggaaggacagaaggagggacagaaggagagaaggaaggaaggaaggaaggaaggaaggggggacggaaggagggaaggagggaaggagggacggaaggagggaaggaaggaaggaaggagggacagaaggagggacagaaggagggaaggaaggaaggaaggaaagaaggaaggggggatggaaggagggaaggagggaaggagggacggaaggaaggaaaaatgccGCCAAAGCTTCttagggaggaggaagaagccgTGGTCCTGGGCCGCCGGCCGGGGTCTCTGTTCTACCTgctgctgaggggctgggggaagCTTGGCTCTTTGGTTCGTGGTTTCCACGTCTTTAAAATGGGGAGAGCGGCGCTCCTCCGGGGTCGAGGTGGGGTGAGAGGGAGTGAATGGTGACGCGCCCGTCATTGGCACCTGGGGAAACCTGGCCTCACGCGGGCGCTCAGGGTCTCAGGGTTGCCACCGCCCCTGGGCCTCTGCGGGAGAAAGAGGCCTGTCCAGCACACAGGGCCGGCCCCGCAGGAGGCAGAAGACTGGTGGGCTGGGGTGCCGGGCACCCGTGCTGTTGGCTGGACAGAGCCGTCCTCCCGAGGGCAGGAGACCAGCTGCCCGCCGCCCCCTCTGCTCCGTGCCCTGAGTATCAGCCTGGAGGCCGCGGGCGCTGCACCAGCCACCTGAGAGCCGCCTGGTCCTCACGGGGTTCCGAGAGCTGCCAGCTCACCACCTGAGTATTTTAGGAAAGATACACAAGAAATCAGTAAAAACAGTTACTTCTGCAAAGCAGAATAAAAGTGGAAGGAAAATTATCTTTTCACGTCTGTCCTTTAGTACCATttgaattttcccattttttaaaattaagctaaTTAAAATACAACTGATATATAATTTCGAGGTTTAAATGATCAGATTGTGAGGTTCCTGCGTCTCAGCTAACGGCACTGACCACCTGTCCTGACCACATCAGCCCCTACTGTGGTTTGCAGGAGAAGCTCGCAGCTCTGGGTGGCTAGGGAAGGCTGCCGGCCAGCGTCCAGGGCCTCGCCCCCTCTGCTGGGGATGGGTTCCCTTTCCACCCAGGCCAGGGCTGTGGAGCCCTGACGTGTGGACACCACTTCTGGCCCCGTTGGTGGGGAAGGGGAGGTCGTGGGTCTGCACTCCGTAGAGCCCTGGGTGCTGCTGAGGCTGTGGGGCCGACTGAGCGAAGGTCCTCGACCCCCACGTGAGATGCTCACCCCGGCCCCGCGTTGGTGAGAGGACCAGGAGGAATGATTCGGAAGCCCCAGTGTCTTCGTTTAAAACTGTAGCACAGGGCACCGGGCTTGAGGAAAAGACTCGGCTTTGCAGGGTACTGAGGAAAGACCCACACGTTTGTTAGAACATCTCTATGCCAGAAACTGGACAGACGCTGTCCCCATCCTAAACAAGGACTTTCTGGGGGGCAGGCAGAGTCCCCTCCCGGAGAAATCAGGACTTAAACTCCCAGTGGTTTTCTAGGACAGTGACCGCGCGATTCTCCCCTCTGATGGATGGTGAATTTCACCACTAGTTGCCATTGACCCCCAGATGATCAAACTCAGCCTGAGGGCCATGAGAAGCATTCTGTACCCCAAGAGGCCCACTGCACAGTGTCCAAGGCCACCTGGATCGTTATCAAAGTGATGGCTCCTTgtgtaaacttttcctccctctctccttccttcctggtgGTGGGGATTCGGCCCGGGGTGCTGTACCATGAactgcctccccagccctttgtatttctatttacttatttatttttaatttttccttttaattgttgatgaaccttccttccttccttccttccttccttccttccttccttccttccttccttccttttctttctttctttcgtgggGTGCTgagacacagggcctcacacgtgctaacaagtgctccaccacggagccccgccccagcccccctttttattttttattttgacaaaagacctcactaagtggctgaggctagcccggaactttcgatcctcttgcctcagcctccctcatggctggaatcacaggtgtgcacctaCTGTGCACCTATGGCAGCCCCAATGTGCTCAACCCGTTCTTCTGCGACGTCTCCCCCCTGCTCAACCTCTCCTGCACCCACGCGGCCCTCACGGAGCTGGTGGACTTCATCTCGGCCATCGTCACCCTCGGGGTTCCCTTTTGTTTTCTTAGATCACCTCCACAGTTGCTCAGGGGAGCCGATACCATGCATCCCATTTTATGGAGGGAAAACTGAGGTTTGGTGCCAGCAACAACATGCCAGGAGTTATAACAGCAGACAAGGCAGAATCCTGGACCCGAGGCGTCCGCCCCCTGGTCACACTATCTGGGCCCCTTAGGTTGCCACCACCACGGGAGGCGCTGCCCTGGCCGAGTCCCGCGATGCCAGCCAACCCTGTACCCTGCTGTGCCCCGGAGCCCGCCTGACCCTGAGGCCCTGTGGTTCCACAGGCGTGCGCCGTGGGGGAGGACAGGGCGTGAGCAGGACCGCGCTCACCCCGGAGGCCCAGGCGGGGGACGCGAACTCCTGACCAACGCGGGAGTGCTTGACAGGGACCGCGGCCCAGAAAGGCCACAGTGGGTCCAGGGGGAGAGGCAGGGTTTCCCCGAAGGCTTCTCTGAGGACACAGCCTTCCCAGGAGGAGAAGCGTTCCCAGAAACGGGAAGGGCATGGGGGAGGGGTGCTGTAGACAGAAGGAGCTGCTCAGGGAAACCCCGTCAGGCTGGAGGGATCTTGGACCTTGGAGGACGTGGAAGGGGCCGGGGGCATCCGAGGGTGGGAGGACGTGAAGCAGGGCTGAGCTGAGCCTTGAGCACTGGGGGATCCGCACAGAGCTGAGGAGGGTCCTGGGAAGGAGCCTCTGTATCCCGAGGCAGCGAGTCCCGCTGAGAGTCCTCAGCAGAGAGCAGTCGCCTGCCTGGTCTCTGCCTCTGAAGACCCCGGGCAGCCGCCTGGAGAAGGCCACGGAGGGCAGCTTGGAGCTGACAGCTGAGGAGCCGTCACCCAGCCAGGGGCGCCCTCCAGGGCGAGGCGGGGGGGCGGCTCTGCAGGGTGCCTCATGGATGTGCTTCCTTCTCAGATGGAGCCGTCCCTGGAGCTGGCCAACGGGACCAGGGTCCAGCAGTTCATCCTGCTGGGCTTGTCCACCAGGATGGGCGTCAGGGGCGTCCTGTTTGCCGTCTTCCTGGCTCTCTACCTGCTGACCCTCCTGGAGAACACCCTCATCATCTCCCTCATCTGCAGCCACAGCCAGCTCCGCaagcccatgtacttcttcctgggCAACCTCAGCTGCCTGGAGATGTGCTACGTGTCCGTCACCATGCCCACCCTGCTCCTGGGGCTGTGGGTGGGACCCTACCACCTTTCCTTCGTGGCCTGCATGACCCAGCTCTTCTTCTTCATCTCCCTCATCTGCACGGAGTGCACGCTGCTGGCCtccatggcctatgaccgctacgTGGCCATCTGCCGCCCTCTGCACTACCCACTGCTCATGCGGCCCCGGGTCTGTGTGGGTTTGGCTCTGACTTCATGGCTGGGGGGGCTGGTGGTCTCGGTGGCCAAGACCACGTGCATCGCCAGCCTGTCCTACTGCGGCCCCAATGTGCTCAACCACTTCTTCTGCGACGTCTCCCCCTGCTCAACCTCTCCTGCACCCACGTGGCCCTCACGGAGCTGGTGGACTTCATCTCTGCCATCGTCATCCTCTGGGGTTCCCTTCTGGTGGCGCTGGCCTCCTACGTGGCCATCGGGAGGGCGGTGCTGCGCATGCCCTCGGCCGCCGCCCGCCGCAAGGCCCTCTCCACCTGCGCCTCGCACCTGGTGGTGGTGGGCATCTTCTACTCCGTCACCATCTTCATCTATGCCCGCCCCAGCCGCATAGAAGCCATGGACCTCAATAAAGAGCTGTCGGTCATCTACACGGTGGCCACGCCCCTGTGCAACCCGGTCATCTACTGCCTGCGCAACAGGGAGGTCCACGCGGCCTTCCGCAGGAGCCTGCACTGGTCCTGAGGCTGACCAGGTGGCCGGGGCTGGGGAGACCTCGGACGGCCCAGGCCCTACTTCTCATTGGGACGTGACACACACCACATACAGTGGAACTGGACGTGGGTGCCTTCTTGTGACTGGTGTCCTCCCCCGCGCGACGTTTGGGGCTGGTGAGTCTTGTCGGGTGCTGGGCGCTCACTCCTTCTCCGGGCTGAGCAGTGATCCTTTCCCTGGCGCACCACGCTCTGATTTCCGTCCGCTGCTGGCGGCGTCTGGCCCGTCCACCCTTGGCTGTGGTGACCTGACAGGCTGTGCACACGGGCCCATGAGGCTTTGAGCGGACAAGTCTCCCGTCCTCCTGCGTTCAGGTCGGGGCGTGCATGTGCTGGGCCGGGTGCCCTTTTCCAAAGCGGGCAGTACTGTGCCTTGACGATACCAAGTGCCCGGGAGGGCAGGTGGGCAGCCACACAGGGCCCTCGGAGCGGACTCAGTCCTGGAGGAGGGGCTGCTCCTGGTGAGCCCGTCACCCGTCCTCTGGGTTCCCCCGGGCCGAGGGGGCTTTGGGAAGGGGACATGCCTGCTCCATGCCCTGCTGGCACCAAGGCCTAGACCCTCTTGGCCACCCACTAGCATCTCTTACCATCTTTAAATGGTGTCTACACTTTGACCCAGGTATCCGCTttgcaaatctaaaaaaaaatcaaatcattgtCCATAAAAGTAAGCGTCTGGGGCCGTTCAGTGTAGCATGGTTTCAGGTCTCTATTCCCAGAGGGAGCGTGGCCACTCACAGTAAGGGTGAGCTACGGGTGAACTGGGGGACCTCGCAGTGTGCCACACGGAGTCACTAAAACAAGAGTCAGCTCTGCGTACTGCGTGAAGCCGTACGGCATTCCTACAGGAAGATGGGAATTCTAGACTCTAAATAACTTAGATTTTGGAATTAGAAACGTTTAAATAAAAACTAGATGTCTACATGTCTGTGCACAGGGTTTTTTGAAGGTGTAAAAATAGTTCAAGAAAGGGAGGAGTTTTTTGTGAATTTCAGTAACTTAAGTTCTTCACCAATATTGGCGTGATGCTTGAGAGGGACGCTGGCGACGTGTGACTGTGTAAGTCGTGACTTTTGCACACGGCTGTAAGAATGTTCTGCAAAGGAACATGATGAAGGACGTCGCAGTGGCTCTCTGTTAGGATGTCCACAGCCCTGTGCATGTGAGGGACAGCTGTGGAAGGAGCTGTCTGCACACCGATGGGCCAGTTAAAACGAGCCAGCTGTCCCCACAGGGTCACCAagagtaattttataaataaacttacCACCGTGAAAGACATCGACTACAGATTGTGCTGTGGAAAAGTCAGGTTGAAAACGGCCAAATGATTGTGTTTTACTTTGAAAATGTGCACATGTGacatttcatcaagattggaacACTGCACAGGTGGTCGTCACCGTGTGGGGACTCGGCAGGCCTGGCTCGGCTGGTCTCTTTGCTGGCAGTTGACAGTGTCCATGAGCACATACTGCTTTTGGGgtaaattttcactttttaatattaaacatGACTTTGCCAGAGACAGAGTGGGGCCTCCTTGTGTGCACAGGGAAGACCCCGGAGCGTCGGCCTCAGCCAGCCTTCCCCTGTGCCTGCTCCGCCGTCCCAGGGGCTGGGCGAGGAGACCCAGGCCTTCATTGCCCAACCCACGGCAGATCCCGCCAGGCCCAGTGGTCACCTCCTCTCGGAGTGAGGCCGCGAGTGCACCCTCTCCTCTGCTCCTGCCCGGCACACACACAGGAGCTTCCTCAAGTGGTGGAGACCTGGGCCACTCACTGAGGGACGCCCTGTCGCCTGGACCCTCAGGCACAATGACTTCCTGCTGTCCAGGCAGCCACAGCTTCTAGGGAACTCTCTGGACTGCAGACCACAAGCCCTTGACACAGACATCAGGGTGTCACTAGGGAGGGACGCAGGCAGAGCCGCTGAGCGCCTCGGCACCTGCTCTCCTGCCGAGTCTTCGCAAGAGGCCCCCAAGTCTCAGCCAGGACCAGCCACTCCGAGCTGTTCCCAGGTCTGGGGACAGGGACGTGCCCCCAGCGAGAGACAGGAGCACGGCAGCCCCTGCCCACACACAGCAGGACACACGTGGACACACGCAGACACACTCCCGCCCCAGGGCTGGTTCAGGACCAGGGGAGAGGAGCAGGAAGGGCCCCAGTGGGACCAAGAAGAGCCAGGGCAGCAGTCTGGACCGTGGAAGGAGGGCAGATACCCAGAGAGGGCACCTGAGGGTCCTGGGCCCAGCCCAGGCTGGCATCCAGGGCTCCTCCCCACACTGCAGCCGGGGGCCAGGGGCAGGAGCCAGGTCCTGCGCCCTGCACTCCCCGCTGCCCCTCAGTGACTGACCTCTCCTGGCTCACCACCACGTCTCTTCAGTGTCGAAGATGCACCGTGGGCTCCATGAAAGAGCTGAGCGTGCAGCCGCCATGGCCACGAGGGACGTGGGGAGCAGAGACCTGTGCCCTTCCTCTCTAAGAGCCTCAATGCCCCAGGCACGTCCCCACCTTGGGCACCAGGAGCAGGAGGAACAGAGGTCAGACGGGCTCTGGAGTGGCCATGGTGGCAGAGCCACCGCCCATGGGACCCggagctcctcctgcccctctgtGAACTtgggtctctctctgtctctgggcTCATGGTGGTACCTGCCCAGCACGGCTGACCGCTGGCTTCCTAAGGCAGACTCCACACAGAGCCCTGCACCCGGGTCGGGGCCCCAGGAGCTGTGCCAGCGGGTCCACACACCCTTCCCACAGCCAGC is a window of Ictidomys tridecemlineatus isolate mIctTri1 unplaced genomic scaffold, mIctTri1.hap1 Scaffold_761, whole genome shotgun sequence DNA encoding:
- the LOC144374582 gene encoding LOW QUALITY PROTEIN: olfactory receptor 6Z7-like (The sequence of the model RefSeq protein was modified relative to this genomic sequence to represent the inferred CDS: inserted 1 base in 1 codon), giving the protein MEPSLELANGTRVQQFILLGLSTRMGVRGVLFAVFLALYLLTLLENTLIISLICSHSQLRKPMYFFLGNLSCLEMCYVSVTMPTLLLGLWVGPYHLSFVACMTQLFFFISLICTECTLLASMAYDRYVAICRPLHYPLLMRPRVCVGLALTSWLGGLVVSVAKTTCIASLSYCGPNVLNHFFCDVXPLLNLSCTHVALTELVDFISAIVILWGSLLVALASYVAIGRAVLRMPSAAARRKALSTCASHLVVVGIFYSVTIFIYARPSRIEAMDLNKELSVIYTVATPLCNPVIYCLRNREVHAAFRRSLHWS